Part of the Plodia interpunctella isolate USDA-ARS_2022_Savannah chromosome 13, ilPloInte3.2, whole genome shotgun sequence genome, actcTAGGCGTTATGTCATCCAAGTATACAGAGAAAGTTTTATGTTGACTAGCTGCAGCACGTGACTTCCGCTCGCTTGGTGGTAGCCCTCTATTACTTATTCTGAGGCATGTTGCACTAAAGATTCAAGTGCCACAATTAGAATTGCAAAATGTGTCAGCGTCTCttgcagaaaaaaatattgtgaatcaattcttttttcatataaaattttaaatcccaattagtattcatacaaaacaaacaaaattattttaaagtaagtttgttacgtAACAATTAcagtttacatataaaaataaaattcgaaatcatcaaatcatcatcatcatcaatcgtttacatataaaaataaaatagttatagcTCGTCATggttgttactctttcacgcaaaatctactggaccgatttttgATATGGTTAAAGGTATAAGAgtagaaattcccacgggagccaagccccggggcgcagcaaacaacaataacatataaaggttatgaaactaaaaatgtttttgacaaaTTGTAAATGATCCATTTAAAACAACCATAATTAATGTTTCCACGACAGAGCTGCGTAAACGCTTGATAAAACGAGGTAAACAGTGATATCGCTAAGTGAATGATAACAACACTTTCCTACATTACATcaatacttaaattataacagCCATCGAGGAAAAACTATATTGTGCCTTTCCGTATATaactttgaaatgaaatattatttctgtatttagaatgtttttccttcataACAAAATTTGTAGCCACAGCACTTTATCTAGACAGGACTTTTGTGTTAGTGGCTTATGcagttaaaatgtatttatggtAACTATTTGACATAgttaccaaatatttttttaaagcaaagCAAGCTTACAAATGGAGTAAATGAAAACatgatttatacaaaataaccaTCGTTTGATTCTAGAGGAATGTATCCTTTTGTAGCAGTTATGAGCTATGATGTTCGGGAATGCACTCGTATTCCTAGCTGAATCAGTCGCATACAGAATTACGAACAAATTATACCGATTTCTGTGGTTCATTCGCTCGATTGGGGTTTTCACAAATTCATATGGGAACTCCGTTATTCCACTACTTTTCCGTTTCCACACAATATTCCTATTGTTGGAATCAAACGAATCAACAAGTGCGTCAGTGCAATCCTGTAATAACAGGATTGCACTGACGCACTTGTAGGAAGGAATACCTTCCTCTACTATCCTGGTTCGTGcttcttaatatttattacacagtAGGAAATTCCAGTTTATAAAACGATTTGTTACTACACAGGCACAGAAAACGATGCActcatgaaaatattatattcaaaatatcttttttttttaaataaaatcattgttaACAGGAAGATCTTTTTGGATGAAACTTCAACTTACATAATACTTAAAACCTGAACATatctattgtatttataaacaacTTAATAAAAGCCATATATAAACAAACCGGATTGATGAATATGAAGTACCTATGCTGATTAATATTCAACCAAGTAAGATTCCGCTGAAGGACGCGCGGCTGACGCGAAATTTCACTAACAGGCGTAGTAACACCAGattttctactaaaatatGTGCATCTGAATGTATGTAGATTGGCATTCTAGCTCAAGCTACTGTGTTAGATAATCTCGGTTGAATAAACTAGAAATAGATACAGTGCGTAAATGAATAATGAAGTATCCAAAATTGATGTGATTCTGCCCCGCGGCTATACTCCCAAGGGGATTTAGGGATAAAGTTTCTCTTTGTGCTATTCCTTGATATATTCTATTAGTGCACAAAATATCTCTCAAATCCCTTCAGTATTTTGTGTACTTTTCGAGACTGAGCAACAAACCTCGGATATAACAACAATGTCATCCAACGCAATATGCAAATGCGTGATCCGAGGAAtggaagaaacaaaaaaaatctgagtTATATTCAAGAGGGCCGCTTTTAGGAGGCAATTAAGGGTCGACCTTTACGAATTTCATCATGGAGAGAAACTCGGCCACGATAAACCAACGCCTTACATTGCTAAAATGAGTTGCTTCCCTCACATAAAGTATTTTGATCGCATGCAAACATAGCAGagtaagtttaaatttttgtaaaaatgtcaCAATCCTTTCGCATTCGAACAATGCGAAGAACAAATACCGAAGTATTTGTtgtcattttttcaaattttcaatagACGTTTTAGTAAGTTGTCGTTATGAGCATCAAGGTTCAGAATCGTGCAGACTGGCAGtgttgtaataaacaaacatttgtcAGCACTAGGAATTGAACCCACGACCTAGGCCGTTGTCAACCGTGTTGATACAACGTGGTTGTAGGCCtatcaaactttttttattccaagtaATAAGAGTTGAGTCATGAATGACAATGACTCAAcacctatattatttacacatattGGACAAGGAAAACAACTAATATTTGGATACTAGTATAGAAGTTCCTACAGAACCAGAGACTATATCCTCCCGGTATTTTGCCGGGAAGATCCAAGGGCCTCCAAGTTCGTTTCCggtatttttttccttttcttcCCAAAAGCCTGGAAAGAATCCATTTTTACATAACTaagatataagtatattgtaaataacagaaaaacatttatttagtaactTCATTCTTACCGAATATACCATTAATGCTAATACTggtgttaaaattaattcatgaTTATTACGAATATAAGAAATACCTACGTCTAGTAGTAGCAAGACATCTGCAAACGTATtattacgactacctaccgccatctagtagcAAAACATCTGCAAACgtatttagaatttaaatctatttaaaatcgaagtcgaataaatttatttaaaatcgtGGCGTGTGAggaacgtaaaaataaacatgttaccAAAAACAGAATGCACCCGTGCGGAGGCGCCGTAGGTCCCCCCACTAAGCGTATTTTTACCTTTTATGAACAACGTGGGATGAgcttattttactatttacgTAATCGATTCGATTCTTAAAATTCTCTTATAGTTAATATACATTtgggtatatatttaaaaaaatgatttacatATTCTTTCAAGTATTTTACCTTCTTGTCTCACAATGTTCATTGGAAAAGATCGTTTTAGCTTTATGTCCTACTTTGTgccttttatttgttttgtgtgatataacttttctgtatttttctttggcgcaataaagagtattgtaaAATTGATAAACAAGAATGTCAACTCACCAAAGGCATAGGCGACTTCTGTACAGGGGGCTGTGGCGGCGGTCCCCTGGTCCTTATATCGCTCGGCTGCCTCTTGACTGGAGGCCGAGCCGGCGGGGGATCTCTCGGCGAGTCCCTTGCTGCGATGGCATCTGACAAAGCCGCAGACAGAGAACTGACATTGCTAAGCGGTGCGGGAGGAACGCCAGGCCTGAACCTGTCCGGAGACAGCTTCTGGGGCTGAGGGGGAGGTTGTGAAGGCGGGGGGTACCGTGGAGCATCGCTTTTTACTTGGCCGTTAGGTGTCGtgcctaaaaaaatatatctgatgTGTATTGTCAAATAGTTcctgtaatattattagtaacatCTAAATATTCCATGCTGtggcaataataataacaattactaGGCCTGCTAAGCGCTTAACAGATTTCCAAAATTGTTATCATCAAAATATTCATcctatttcaaaatgtttattagtcAGTAGTAGAAACAAGTACATAAACAAGGAAGATGTAGGGTCTGTTTCatcactttctgataaaatatcatattgtgaCCTGATTTAAGTTCTAGATAATTTAAGGGCAGTTATAACATTATCCAACCCTTGTACTACAATACTATGCTGCCAGTTGACTTTCCAGTCAAATGGCAGCAAGCCTCATCTTCCGATGAGGCTCATAGTAGTATGATGCCTGTAACTCacatatcatttttataaccTAACATAttagacaaaacaaaattactaaaatcaTTGAACACTGTATTAGCATACAGTTCTATTATTACCAATCAGGAtgagatttattatttcagatcATTAATTTTCTCATTACATAACATTTCTATCTACATATCACTAtaaaaaagctattttttatgtatttatgtatatgtcatgaatgtaatatatatatatatatatatatgttacattCATGACATGAGGATGGCAAGCAgccatatttcaaaaatattgtatgtataactTATGAAACAAGTTATTTGTCTATTAACAtgtttactgtatttttttgtacacaaAAATCTTGTGGTAGATGCTTTAATATAGTTACTAATTACTTATCTAAGATTAGATAAAAAAGAACTGATAATAAGAGTTGTTGAAAAACAGACATTCATCATAAATATGGATATGTATCCTTAGTAggataaattgttaataaaatgtataaaatggttttatgaattaaaactaTGAAACAAACCTGCTAATTTGCCTGTAGGCCTCAATTTCGGCATCCCACCCGCAAACAACCCTCCCAGACCGGGAGGTCCACTACCACCACCATTCTGTATGGGGGCAGCACTCCGCACCCCATTCCAAGCACTTGGAGTGGGTTGAACACTTGGGGAACTATTATTTAACACACTTGAAGACTTTCCAGGTATGTAAGGTCCACTTTTATCCACTGTGACAGTCTTCTTCAATCTCGTACCTTGTCTAATGTCCTTTAACAAGGCACCACGGTTATCAGATGAACTTGATTTCGCACTTCCACTGAAAACTGGAGGAGGCGGAGGCCCCGGCGGTGGCGGAGGACCCGGAGGCGGAGGCGGTTTTGGAGCCATTGCAGCACTCTACGTCCGAACCACACGGCTACCAAAGGCCATCagttgaaaaacaaattattaatcacTATGTTATGTCGTCTATCGTATTCGATGAGTATGAGCACCGCGGCCCTTCGAACCTTCACCGCGAGTCTTCGCGTTCACACTGGCGCGTGATAACAACACACATCGGTCGATACGTCactattattcataataatatgctCAAAATACTGAAGAACCTTGCCCCGAAAGATTAATCATTCTAGGAAGTACGTAGGCACAAGAAACGAATGTTACTGCTAGCTATCACTTCATTATCGACGTTTCAACTATCTTAAAATTTGGGGagctaatatttaattcagcATCTTAGTAATAAAAGTTGACAGATCAGatttaatctaaaaaaaaacagtatgtATTGAACTGTCCTCCCGACAATAGGTAGGTACGAATGaattaaactaaactttaACGAATACCTATTCGTTTCGTATGATTCGGAAATTCACACAAATATGGCCGACAATCATAATCAGCTGTCACGATGACTTCTGTCATAATGACAAAATGTTGACAtcgaatttcaaattatgATCCATATTTTAGATCATTGATTTAGTAAGTAATTCGTACAAGAGATTAACATGATCTATGGTCTAatagtatattaattttaaacgaaaagaaaaaagaacatACCTACTAGATTTAGAAAAAGAACTATATACCAtggaaatacataaaaaagctTTACGGATAATTGTGTCACTCACGGTTTTTCATAATGGTTGTAGTTAGTAAAGCActatttatagaataaataagaaaaaaacgtGTTGTTATGTTAATCTACCGTCTTGTAGACGATGGGAAACTACTACCTACTAAATTTGAACATTgtttttcagaaataaatttcaacttttgtATATACAGctacaaaactttttaaaataatgaagaaaataattcaatgtaatgaagagaaatatattttgaatatgtgTAAGCAGATAAATTAGTGAAGTTaatcacaaaaatagaaaaatcaaactttaaaataataataattttaaaataaaaaataaccttttttaCGAAttcataaatgaaaattattagattatttagAACTGGCCCCGATAGATGCTGCACCATCTTCATGCTGGTATCTAATCAAATTTGAGTCATAGCTGGCTTCACTTCCTCCCTGCGCAAGTAAAGCGGCTTCTAATGCTGCCCTTTCAGCAGCAGCTCTTTCCTCTGCAATTCTAATCTCTCTTTCAACCATCAATGCTTCTTGTTCTCGAGCACGCTTTTCCTTCATTTCTAAATTCTCCCTGTACTTAAGTAATCGCGacgacaaaaattttattggatCTGCTGGTTGGCGAAGAATGCAATCGGCTATAGATTCACGTAAAGCAGGCCCAACAGCTcgttttaaatacttaaaatcaTCACTTACGTTAGCATCATCAGGACATGGTTGAAATAAATCCAATTGACTACGAATACGTACTAAATTGCCAAGTCCATCATTTTCATATTCACTAACAGCATCTACATCTCTGTATATGTGTTTACCTTCACCGTTTATATAATAACGGccataattatcataataataggcAACACCATCCCTTTCTTCCTTTAATTTTAGAAGAACGCCTGAAGAATCCATCATATATTCACTCGCAGTTGCATGAGCCTTATAAATTCTTTGTCTTGTTTGAGGATCAATGAAATACCGCCCACattcatcaaaaaaataaacatgttcaGCATCATCCGAGAGTGGTACCAATTCATTTTGTTCATTTGGCTGATATAAAACATCATCATCAggaaatttgtatattttacggCTATGTCCATCGATGAAAAAAGTTCCTAACTCATCTGCATATTCCTCTCTCATATCAGCAGCACTTAGAATTGAGATTATAGATTTACGACTCCTTTCTCCAAAAACAGCTAAATCCCATAAAGAACAAAGTTCAGTAACTAACCGATCCCTTTCTTCTATTGGAAGATTATGATTGAAAATTCGaagttgaaaaaaatcttcacaTACACATAAATCTTCTTCAGCTATATCTTCAAGTTCAGTATCAGTCATTTCAtgcatttgttttatagtaatCTTAAGGTTTTCTAAAGAATTTAACCTTTGCtctaaatattcttttttgtgTACTAAAGCCATTAGCCCAGCTGAAGATGGCTCAGTTTGTAGACGTTTTATTCGTTCTTCAAGgacattaattttttcaacCACTTTGCTTATCTCAAGATTACGGGCAGCTGTACCGCGAATCATAGAATTTAGCTCCTTGCCCTTCACTTTTAGCTCTTGTATGAATTTTTTACAAGCTGGTTTGTTTGATGTCTGCATTTCGTCGATAATTTGTTGTAGTGTTTTAGTCAAATCTCCAGATAAATGTGGGAcgttcatatttaaatatttacttaatagtATTGATAGTCCATCATGTATTTTATCAACATATATGAAGATTTCATCAACTTCTTGACCAATTTTACCAAAACATTCTTCAAtagtatactttttatatttttgcaacTTGTCTAAAAGGATATCAGTTACTTCTTTATGCATTTCCTCAACAATTTCAATGTCAGAATGTATATTAGCTTGAACATCAGAAGACAGACCTACTTTATGTGTTTCCATGtacttaatgtattttttcagcCTGAATTCCATACATTCAATAGTGAAATTTATCATGTTAGATATTTCATCCCTGTTTATTTCGTaagttaatttacttttatattgttcTAATTCATAAACAGAGTGCAACCAATGTAGATGAAAATCAACAATCATATCTATAATACGATTTTTATTAGCATCATGAATAGCTGATCTCATATTACacatagtattaaatattatattagtgtaATCTTTTCtcactaaaaatataacggggttttcataaaattgttttacttCTTTAGtgaaatcgaataaatatgCCACATCTTTCTCAGCATTCATCTTTATCACATAAATTGAAACGATAAAGAAATTGAacgtttataattatatatctagCTCGTAAGAATTAACGGGGCTTGTGTTATAAACGTGTTTACAAAAACGATAATTGTCTCGTCTATGTGACATCGTTAGTTGttcgtttttattaatgacaATTGAAATTGAACGAAAACCTTCGTAGAccaaattatgaattttatccGAAAGGTTTTATTCGTCGTACGTATTATGTCCAATGAATTTTtactaaagaaaataaattcataatctAAATCCAAAGGAATCTTCAAACCCAATTAAACCCTTTGTCACTATCCAAAATTATCTTGGAACTATTACACAGTGGTGGATTTACCATCTGGCTCAGTAGACTGAGGCCTAGGGGCTTTTAAGGGGCGATTTAATTTCAAGGGTTTCAGGAATATTTcggttaattttaaattgtgtgtgTTAATATGAAGTTACGTATCGTAGTGTGGACGTATTACGCTTTACtagacttattttattttgcttaaaAAAGATAGAGAAAAGCctattagaaatacacgagAAAAAACGGAACAGTAATAATCAATGTAAAGCCCATCATcgtttttagttttctttgtctttgataTTGAGAAACGTAGAAATTGTGGTATTTTATACTGGCAACACTATACAATCCGCGTCTACGAATTATTTCTGAGAGGTCGTCAATGACTTTGcgataatacaaaattacaaagaaaaagtGTAGTCGTTTTAGTGCGCCTTTACTGTTTATCTAGCTCCTTTTTATAGCAtaagcatataaatataaataacatggCCGGAGCGATGTTATTCGAGAGATCACGCGTGTCATCGTCGACGAACAGAGACGAAGACGTCCGCATGACCGACAAAATGGTTAGCACTGGCGAGGTGCCCGAAGATGACGAAGAAAACATAAGGGCCAAGGAACAAGGGATTCTGAACCTCGGCGAGAAGTACAAGAAGGAAGGTAAAGCTAAGGAATTGGCTGAATTGATAAAAGCAACTAGACCTTTCCTTAGCCTCATCAGTAAAGCTAAAGCTGCAAAGTTGGTGCGTTCATTGGTTGATTTCTTTCTGGATTTGGAAGCTGGCATCGGTATAGAAGTCCAGCTGTGTAAAGAGTGTATAGAATGGGCCAAAGAAGAACGCCGCACGTTTCTACGACAGAGTTTGGAGGCCAGATTAATCGCACTCTACTTCGACACAGGAATGTATACAGAAGCTTTGGACCTGGCCACAGCACTGCTCAAGGAACTCAAGAAGTTAGATGATAAAAACTTGTTAGTGGAAGTACTTTTGTTAGAGAGTAAAACTTATCATGCACTTAGCAACCTGCCTAAAGCTCGTGCCTCATTGACCTCAGCCAGGACCACTGCAAATGCAATCTACTGTCCTCCTAAAATGCAAGCAGCCCTCGACCTACAATCTGGTATACTTCATGCAGCTGATGAGCGTGATTTCAAAACTGCTTACTCTTATTTCTATGAAGCATTTGAAGGTTATGATGGAGCTGACAGCCCAAAAGCTCTGACTGGTTTGAAGTACATGTTGTTATCTAAAATTATGTTGAACCAGGCTGAAGAAGTAGGTACGGTTTGTGGCAGCAAGGCAGCCCTCAAATATGCAGGTAAAGAGTTGGAAGCAATGCGGGCAGTTGCAACAGCCTCCCACAAGAGATCACTTGCTGATTTCCAAGCGGCACTTAAAACTTACAAACCGGAGTTGGAAGAAGATGCAGTAGTCCGCGCACATCTTGGTGCTCTTTATGACACAATGTTGGAGCAGAATCTATGTAGAATTGTTGAGCCATACATGAGGGTACAAGTGGAGCATGTGGCACGCTGCATTCGTTTGCCTGTAGTACAAGTTGAGAAGAAACTGTCTCAAATGATTTTGGATAAGAAATTGAATGGAATCCTAGATCAAGGAGAGGGAGTCCTGATTGTATTTGACGAGTCACCCCTAGAGAAGACTTATGAGACTGTACTTGAGACCATCCACCATATGAGCAAGGTTGTTGATACTCTTTACCAGAAAGCCAAGAAACTATCATAGACTTTCATGTAAATTTGTTGTAGCATTAAAAGTATAATGTATATCAAAGTAACCATAAATTTTCAGTTCAAATGATTTGTAAATGAAACCTATTTTTcgagacaaaacaaaattttattatttccactGCAATGTAAGTTAAATAGTGACATggaaatatcatttaaaaaaaaacagaaaaagtgTTGTAGAAATCGGGGAATGGCTGAAGCTTCAGTGATGATTGAAGCCTGTGCATCATTAgtagctttattttattataaaactatgtaaTAGTTTAAAGAAATtctaatctttgtctttgattttataacttgtccttttttaatgtaattctgttttattgatataaaaataaaaggtgtTCTCCAAATGTTGTTCTTGCTTGACCTCACACCCACTCTGTAGATATAGCAAGTCATGTTATTTTAACTGTTGGCACACTTATGCCTGTCTGATTCACTGTGTGCTATATTAATTCATATGTATGAGGGAAttgttttcatgttttatGTTCTCTCTGTAAACTTTACAAGTTAGTATTAAATACAccatatcttttaaattagGGATTGTGGTGGAGTAGCTACTAGAGGGTAAGGGGGGTTTTCGGACAGACCAGTGAGCTGTTTCTCGTTGCCcacatatatttcatttagaacTACAACAATAGGTAACAGCACCTAAGTGTATCTAAGCCACTAACCTTCCAAGCCCTTTTTGGGAGTTGCTTGCAATGAATAGGTACTTAGGAGTTAAGTCCTCATGACCTACTACAAGTTTCCTTTTAGAGATGTCACGTTTATATTGCAGAAAAAACTATATCTACTTTGCCGGTATACATAGAAGtgtgtataatataactaacGTGTAACTATAAAGGATTCAGTGTTATTTAGCTATGGAATAttagaaagtaatttttaaataaatcgttCAGTAAAAGAAATTAGTGTtcgaaacatattttaaaaagtatatttttattattttgcataacattataaaatcttacaaaatATCCTCCTGAATTatcttaaaaactattaaattctcgaaaaagtaagaaaggtacgctatatgttttaattatactctGTTCTGTTATATGACGTCATCTTTAGAAGGGTCAATGTACATCGCATCGCAAATGGAAACTAATTCACGCTTTTGATCACAGTTTGTATTAATTGTgattattattcaaatgtatattttaaaactgtacTAGATACAACTGTTCAAGAATATACCCATGATCATTAGGGGTATTTATGGTTGGCTCtcataatttatctattttaatttaatagtacAACACAAAATAGTCGAATggagaataaaatttaaaatgacgtTATTGCATAACAATGGGAAGTGAGgacacaaatcacacagaaaaatataaaattaatggaatttttaaaatagcagAGTATATGGAGAAGAGACTGGCTAATTCAGAATATAAGAAAGTAACATAACATAGGTAACTGAAGTTTGATAAAACAAGATCAAACAGTTTATCCAAATGCAGGTTTGGTCGAGTGATGGTGATGGTGATGGTGATGTCTATAGATCTATTGACTGCACAATCTGCGTTTATCCAATTCTTGCAAGTATtcttattcaagtcgcctaaaggcatctgacatgacttttacgactacctatcgATATCTAGTGGTTAGTAGCCGTATTGTTCACACAGTATTATTGTGATCCATAGACCAGTGTATTTCGATTgctatttgtaataataatgttttctaTTCTACAATGAAGGTTATcacatttattcatattctGTACTgtcatgaaatataataagcaTAAAGATCTGGGAGTAAACCCATAGATTACATAAACACTTTAGAGACAAGTCAAGAAAGCAAAGAAAACAGATTTTGgacgaactacatttttttgccattgcaataccaaatagaatggtcagGATTGGCTCCTAAACATGCAGTGTTGCCCGCCAACAGAGTACAACACCctcatttaatttcttcacTTTCAAGACGCACCCATTTAGCACCGAATATTTTCCCAATTTAAGCCAAAAAGTCCGGcgcaattgttttttttaataaactaagaaaatattttgcgtAAATCTAtagatacaataaatacaaatcaaaCTGCATTGTTCCTCCTATTAAACTCCTCAGTGTTATTCGGGACGTCCCACCTCGGGTTCCAGAACCCCTCAGGAGTTTTGGGTCGCACAGGATTGTTCCTGCCGCGGTGTTTGGAGCACTCGTGCATCTTCTGCGCGAGCATCTCCGGGTCGTCCTTGTATAGCTCGGCGTAGAACTGAAAGTTTTGTTGTAGTAAGAAAAGAAGTGTTTTGTAGaccaagaaaactatatatacaatatactataaaacaaaaccggtcaagtgagAGTTAAACTCGACGTTctgtacaaaattttcaagattcggctgtgattttataaccggccgcctgcctaacgtcaaccctccttgggaatgttatgGTTGCCTATTAGTCCCTTAGTCGTCCCGTAGCTACCTAGGGCGTATGCACTCATTTTGTACAAaactaattacatatataacttttattccgtgatgtaagtataaattagcattttttggattttttcctatatcagcatagtatttaggtacatattttttgatcgCGTTAACGtataagtttgatttttttccagCTGAAAGAGACCGTAGACCTGGGAATTTGGTATAAATTTGAACTTG contains:
- the LOC128674524 gene encoding uncharacterized protein LOC128674524; this translates as MNAEKDVAYLFDFTKEVKQFYENPVIFLVRKDYTNIIFNTMCNMRSAIHDANKNRIIDMIVDFHLHWLHSVYELEQYKSKLTYEINRDEISNMINFTIECMEFRLKKYIKYMETHKVGLSSDVQANIHSDIEIVEEMHKEVTDILLDKLQKYKKYTIEECFGKIGQEVDEIFIYVDKIHDGLSILLSKYLNMNVPHLSGDLTKTLQQIIDEMQTSNKPACKKFIQELKVKGKELNSMIRGTAARNLEISKVVEKINVLEERIKRLQTEPSSAGLMALVHKKEYLEQRLNSLENLKITIKQMHEMTDTELEDIAEEDLCVCEDFFQLRIFNHNLPIEERDRLVTELCSLWDLAVFGERSRKSIISILSAADMREEYADELGTFFIDGHSRKIYKFPDDDVLYQPNEQNELVPLSDDAEHVYFFDECGRYFIDPQTRQRIYKAHATASEYMMDSSGVLLKLKEERDGVAYYYDNYGRYYINGEGKHIYRDVDAVSEYENDGLGNLVRIRSQLDLFQPCPDDANVSDDFKYLKRAVGPALRESIADCILRQPADPIKFLSSRLLKYRENLEMKEKRAREQEALMVEREIRIAEERAAAERAALEAALLAQGGSEASYDSNLIRYQHEDGAASIGASSK
- the Rpn6 gene encoding 26S proteasome non-ATPase regulatory subunit 11 — encoded protein: MAGAMLFERSRVSSSTNRDEDVRMTDKMVSTGEVPEDDEENIRAKEQGILNLGEKYKKEGKAKELAELIKATRPFLSLISKAKAAKLVRSLVDFFLDLEAGIGIEVQLCKECIEWAKEERRTFLRQSLEARLIALYFDTGMYTEALDLATALLKELKKLDDKNLLVEVLLLESKTYHALSNLPKARASLTSARTTANAIYCPPKMQAALDLQSGILHAADERDFKTAYSYFYEAFEGYDGADSPKALTGLKYMLLSKIMLNQAEEVGTVCGSKAALKYAGKELEAMRAVATASHKRSLADFQAALKTYKPELEEDAVVRAHLGALYDTMLEQNLCRIVEPYMRVQVEHVARCIRLPVVQVEKKLSQMILDKKLNGILDQGEGVLIVFDESPLEKTYETVLETIHHMSKVVDTLYQKAKKLS